In Pseudoalteromonas sp. NC201, a single window of DNA contains:
- a CDS encoding Lrp/AsnC family transcriptional regulator: protein MRKLINNEKWSLDAIDSKLIALLENNSRVSVAEMARAVNMSSPSVNERMKRMEEYGVISKYSIELDPASFDYPLTAIVRIRQHPGKLKQLEAMIQNIPEVIECDKVTGEDCFYVRLCFESMPKLDEILDKVSTLGDTHTSVVKSTVVKRRNVPYQIRKR, encoded by the coding sequence ATGCGAAAATTAATTAATAATGAAAAATGGTCGCTTGATGCGATAGATAGCAAGCTTATAGCGCTGTTAGAAAACAACAGCCGAGTGTCTGTTGCTGAAATGGCTCGTGCTGTGAATATGTCTTCACCGAGTGTGAATGAGCGCATGAAACGTATGGAAGAGTATGGGGTAATTAGTAAATACAGTATTGAATTAGACCCAGCAAGCTTTGATTACCCGCTGACAGCGATTGTGCGTATTCGCCAGCATCCTGGTAAACTAAAACAACTTGAAGCGATGATCCAAAACATTCCTGAAGTGATTGAATGTGACAAAGTGACGGGAGAGGATTGTTTTTATGTGAGGTTGTGTTTTGAGAGTATGCCTAAGCTAGACGAAATTCTGGATAAAGTCTCCACGCTGGGTGATACCCACACATCGGTGGTGAAATCAACAGTAGTCAAACGCAGAAACGTGCCATATCAGATCCGCAAAAGGTAA